Proteins encoded in a region of the Prochlorococcus marinus CUG1416 genome:
- the ctaD gene encoding cytochrome c oxidase subunit I: protein MTISIDPQKTNNESLQPKGWLRYFSFSLDHKVIGIQYLVCGFLFYLIGGTLASAIRIELASPMSDFMPRDVYNQVLTLHGTIMIFLWIVPVVNGAFGNYLIPFYVGARDMAFPRLNAVAFWLIPPSGLMLVASYFVEGAAQAGWTAYPPLSITTPQSGQIIWIMSVLLLGGSSIFGGINFIATIIKLRRPGLKLMQLPMYCWAMLGTSILVVLSTPVLAGTLILLSFDIIANTGFFNPVLGGNVVVYQHLFWFYSHPAVYIMVLPAFGLVSEILPVHARKPLFGYTTMVFSIMGIVVLGLVVWAHHMFTSGTPPWMRLFFTIATAFIAVPTGIKFFNWVATLWGGKISINSAILFSCGFIINFVFGGITGVALAQVPFDIHVHDTYFVVAHFHYIVYGGTVFIIFSSIYHWFPKVTGKMLNEKLGILHFIITFIGFNLCFAPQHWLGLNGMPRRVAEYDPQFQFVNQISSLGALLMAISTIPFLINIFFSLRNGNDSGDNPWNALTPEWLTSSPPPVENWEGEAPLVEEPYGYGKQFSEQK from the coding sequence ATGACAATATCAATTGATCCACAAAAAACTAATAATGAAAGTCTTCAACCTAAAGGCTGGCTTAGATACTTTAGTTTTAGTCTTGATCATAAAGTAATTGGAATACAATACTTGGTTTGCGGTTTTCTTTTCTATTTAATTGGAGGAACTTTAGCGAGCGCTATAAGAATTGAACTAGCTAGTCCAATGTCTGACTTTATGCCAAGAGATGTATATAACCAAGTTTTAACCTTACACGGAACAATAATGATATTCCTTTGGATAGTGCCTGTAGTTAACGGTGCTTTTGGAAATTATTTAATTCCATTTTATGTTGGTGCAAGAGATATGGCATTTCCAAGATTAAATGCCGTAGCTTTTTGGCTAATTCCTCCTTCGGGTTTGATGCTGGTGGCAAGTTATTTTGTTGAAGGTGCTGCTCAGGCTGGATGGACGGCTTATCCACCCTTGAGCATAACTACTCCTCAATCGGGACAAATAATTTGGATTATGAGCGTTCTATTACTTGGAGGTAGTTCTATCTTTGGTGGAATAAACTTTATTGCCACTATTATCAAATTAAGAAGGCCTGGATTAAAACTTATGCAATTGCCAATGTATTGTTGGGCGATGCTTGGGACAAGTATATTAGTTGTTTTGTCAACTCCCGTTTTGGCAGGCACTTTAATTCTACTTAGCTTTGATATCATTGCTAATACTGGTTTTTTCAATCCTGTTTTAGGAGGCAATGTAGTAGTTTATCAGCATTTATTTTGGTTTTATTCTCATCCAGCTGTTTACATTATGGTACTTCCCGCTTTTGGTTTAGTTAGTGAAATACTTCCTGTACATGCTAGAAAACCACTTTTTGGATATACAACAATGGTTTTTTCAATAATGGGAATAGTTGTTCTAGGTTTAGTTGTTTGGGCTCATCACATGTTTACTAGTGGAACACCTCCCTGGATGAGATTGTTCTTTACTATCGCAACTGCATTTATTGCTGTTCCAACAGGGATAAAATTTTTCAATTGGGTTGCAACATTATGGGGAGGTAAAATATCCATCAATAGTGCAATCTTATTCTCTTGTGGATTTATTATAAATTTTGTTTTTGGAGGTATTACAGGAGTTGCTTTGGCACAGGTTCCTTTCGATATTCACGTACATGATACCTATTTCGTGGTAGCCCATTTTCATTACATAGTTTATGGAGGTACTGTTTTTATTATTTTCTCATCCATTTATCATTGGTTTCCCAAAGTAACTGGGAAAATGCTCAATGAAAAATTGGGAATTTTACATTTTATCATTACCTTTATTGGATTCAACTTGTGCTTTGCTCCTCAACATTGGCTCGGTTTAAATGGAATGCCTAGAAGAGTTGCAGAATATGATCCGCAATTCCAGTTCGTTAATCAAATAAGTAGTTTAGGGGCTCTCTTGATGGCTATAAGTACTATTCCTTTTTTAATTAACATATTCTTTAGTTTGAGAAACGGTAACGATTCTGGAGATAATCCTTGGAATGCTTTAACACCTGAATGGTTAACATCATCTCCTCCTCCAGTGGAAAATTGGGAAGGAGAAGCTCCATTAGTGGAAGAACCTTATGGCTATGGTAAACAATTTTCTGAACAAAAATAA
- the coxB gene encoding cytochrome c oxidase subunit II, with the protein MLNKNIYLILIISLVFAISFWIGFNVNLLPAEASINAPIYDELFKILFIIGLIIFIGMTIAVIYSLFKFRKRNDQIGDGIALEGNLSLEIVWTIIPSIIVLLIGLYSYNIYDRMGGMKELNHNHEMMSSNPEKIWAGISQTSDNEIAINNLSIEVSAMQFAFLFNYPKGNFISGELHVPVDQKVSMKMESKDVIHAFWVPEFRIKQDIIPGQPTILNFTPTKVGKYPIICAELCGPYHGGMRASIIVEDESDYNDWFNKNKKTEVNL; encoded by the coding sequence TTGTTAAATAAAAACATTTATTTAATACTAATTATTTCCCTCGTTTTTGCTATATCTTTCTGGATTGGTTTTAATGTAAATTTGCTCCCAGCGGAAGCAAGTATTAATGCACCAATTTACGATGAACTTTTTAAAATTCTTTTCATCATTGGATTAATTATTTTTATAGGAATGACAATAGCTGTTATTTACAGCTTATTTAAGTTTAGGAAAAGAAATGATCAGATAGGCGATGGTATAGCCTTAGAGGGAAATTTAAGCTTAGAAATTGTATGGACAATTATCCCTTCAATAATTGTTTTATTAATAGGTTTATATAGCTACAACATCTACGACCGAATGGGAGGGATGAAAGAACTAAATCATAACCACGAAATGATGAGTTCTAATCCTGAAAAAATATGGGCTGGAATAAGTCAAACTTCTGATAATGAAATAGCAATAAATAATTTATCAATTGAAGTTTCAGCTATGCAATTTGCATTTCTATTCAATTATCCCAAGGGCAATTTCATATCCGGAGAACTACACGTTCCTGTTGATCAAAAAGTATCAATGAAAATGGAATCCAAAGATGTCATTCATGCTTTTTGGGTACCAGAGTTCAGAATTAAACAGGATATTATTCCTGGACAACCGACTATTCTAAATTTCACTCCTACAAAAGTAGGAAAATATCCGATAATTTGCGCAGAATTATGTGGTCCATACCATGGAGGAATGAGAGCATCCATAATTGTTGAAGATGAATCTGATTACAACGATTGGTTTAACAAAAATAAAAAAACAGAGGTTAATTTATGA
- a CDS encoding COX15/CtaA family protein, with protein sequence MINNQLYKSKYLTILKRLGSHSVLALIALIVIGGATRVMEAGLACPDWPLCYGSFLPFSHMNLRVFLEWFHRLDAFLVGILILFQFVLSIIWKKEIPNWLPKTYSLLLFLVIVQGSFGALTVINLLDSYTVTGHLLIAFLLLITTISINQNLENDEIEEPLIWWRLLLIVPLVLTLIQSFIGVRLSSTWSSHICLSFNKQCLILDTHKLFAFPIAFSILLIIATSIYKRSLFNKNWKYLSALIFLLISQILLGVLSLKTNLNEPIFIIGHQLNASLFIAILTTLIFRNPFAKKDLNHSLNSQMVGINS encoded by the coding sequence TTGATTAATAACCAATTATATAAATCAAAATATCTGACAATTTTAAAAAGGTTGGGAAGTCATAGTGTACTTGCACTTATCGCACTAATCGTAATTGGAGGTGCTACGAGAGTCATGGAGGCGGGACTTGCCTGTCCAGATTGGCCATTATGTTATGGATCTTTTTTGCCTTTTAGTCATATGAATCTGAGAGTATTTCTAGAGTGGTTTCATCGTCTAGATGCTTTTCTGGTTGGAATATTAATTCTTTTTCAATTTGTACTTTCAATTATATGGAAAAAAGAAATTCCAAATTGGTTACCTAAAACTTATTCATTATTACTTTTTCTTGTTATTGTCCAAGGATCTTTTGGAGCTTTAACAGTAATAAACCTGCTCGATTCATATACTGTAACGGGCCATCTTTTAATAGCGTTTCTACTTCTTATTACAACGATTTCAATAAATCAAAATTTAGAAAATGACGAAATTGAAGAGCCATTAATTTGGTGGAGATTATTGTTAATTGTTCCTCTAGTACTTACTTTGATTCAATCTTTTATTGGAGTAAGGCTTTCATCGACCTGGTCATCACATATTTGTTTATCTTTCAATAAACAATGCCTAATTCTAGATACACATAAATTATTTGCTTTTCCAATTGCCTTTTCTATTTTGTTGATTATTGCAACTTCAATTTATAAGAGAAGTTTGTTTAATAAAAATTGGAAATATCTCTCTGCACTTATTTTTCTTTTGATTTCCCAAATTCTACTGGGTGTTTTAAGTCTTAAAACAAATTTGAATGAACCTATTTTTATAATCGGTCATCAACTTAACGCATCTTTATTTATTGCAATATTAACAACATTAATTTTTAGAAATCCTTTTGCCAAAAAGGACCTAAATCACTCCCTAAATTCACAAATGGTTGGTATTAATTCATGA
- a CDS encoding heme o synthase gives MNSSNFETLNHKSSIREEVVPSRKRLTLPPWLEVAKPRLIPLLLATTLGGMALTEEWPLSSPKLICTLGGGALAAAAAGALNCLWEMELDKRMIRTSKRALPAGKLSSETVFLAAVSCTLAASMLLISGVNYLAAGLTLLGLFSYVILYTVILKPRTTKNIVFGGVAGAIPPLVGASAATGHVGLSGWWLFGLVMLWTPAHFWALAILLKDDYASVGIPMLPTVKGSVFTAKAISRYGWATVVMSIMGVFALPEGGLLYGIMLLPFNGRLLQLINKLNKSPDDLSRAKSLFRWSILYMFGICLLLLISRTQLSVEFEQQSMQIFFSLVSIISN, from the coding sequence ATGAACAGTAGTAACTTTGAAACTTTAAACCACAAATCTTCAATTAGGGAGGAAGTTGTACCTTCAAGAAAAAGATTAACATTGCCACCTTGGCTTGAAGTGGCCAAACCCAGACTAATACCACTTTTACTGGCAACAACTTTGGGAGGAATGGCTTTAACTGAGGAATGGCCTTTATCTTCCCCGAAACTTATCTGTACTTTAGGTGGAGGAGCTTTGGCAGCAGCAGCTGCTGGGGCTCTTAATTGCTTGTGGGAAATGGAATTAGATAAAAGGATGATAAGGACTAGCAAAAGAGCTTTGCCAGCAGGTAAGTTGTCATCTGAGACTGTTTTTTTGGCCGCCGTATCATGTACTTTGGCGGCTTCGATGCTACTAATAAGTGGTGTAAATTATTTAGCTGCGGGCCTTACACTTCTTGGTTTATTTAGCTACGTGATTTTATATACCGTTATTTTGAAGCCACGTACAACTAAAAATATTGTTTTTGGAGGAGTTGCTGGTGCGATACCACCATTGGTCGGAGCATCTGCTGCTACAGGACATGTAGGTCTTAGTGGATGGTGGTTGTTTGGTTTAGTAATGTTATGGACTCCAGCTCATTTTTGGGCACTTGCAATTTTATTAAAGGATGATTATGCATCTGTTGGTATTCCTATGCTTCCTACTGTTAAAGGATCTGTTTTTACCGCTAAAGCTATTTCTCGTTACGGATGGGCAACAGTTGTTATGAGTATTATGGGAGTTTTTGCTTTACCTGAAGGTGGTCTTCTATACGGAATTATGTTGTTGCCTTTTAATGGCAGACTTTTGCAATTAATAAATAAATTAAATAAATCCCCTGACGATCTTTCAAGAGCAAAGTCTCTTTTTAGGTGGTCTATTCTATATATGTTTGGTATTTGTCTTTTGTTATTAA